In Nocardioides marinus, one DNA window encodes the following:
- a CDS encoding HelD family protein, with the protein MDREQDAVTEDLAAAEIAREQEYVDGVYVQLAASSEAAQRLAREGHDRGRLGHEGGLVERDAMVFQAARRIAQLDAAHEGLVFGRLDLSPDVDPEPRYVGRIGLRNAERDSLLIDWRAPAAAVFYQATAATPHDVVRRRVLRCTGATVVGVEDELLDAEALEVHDLDLPIVGEGALMAQLSRARDRTMHSIVATIQAEQDQAIRAPAKGVVAISGGPGVGKTVVALHRAAYLLYTDRRRYETGGVLVVGPSGVFMRYIERVLPSLGETAVALRSLGEVVDGVRTTRQDEPAVAEVKGSARMAEVLRRAARQQAPGSPTDFRVFWYDDVLTLDRGSLGRVRRNLMSQGRRNRQLPRVPQALLDVMWRQVRSERGRERGKEKMVDDLLDDTRFLQFVADWWPPLEAREVLGWLREPDFLGRVAEGLLTPEEQRLLVKSWSGAPDLSIQDVPLLDELRYAVGDVPQRTDDEASLDDTGLLEGGHDVAELMTAADREFAPSGRAWQPPTHRIEDDPYAHVLVDEAQDLTPMQWRMVGRRGRTATWTIVGDPAQSSWPVPAESAQARAEALEGKPVHEFHLSTNYRNSSEIYAFAADYARRVGLDADLPTAVRSTGVEPVVREGVTDLEAATREAVGEIVEQVAGTVAVVVPAARRSEVNAWLASWPEHAEHASGARAAVDSSVTPSGDDRVVVLTGLDTKGLEFDGIVVVRPQEIEDESQTGRATLYVVLTRATQLLTTLS; encoded by the coding sequence GTGGACAGGGAGCAGGACGCGGTGACCGAGGACCTCGCAGCAGCCGAGATCGCGCGCGAGCAGGAGTACGTCGACGGGGTGTACGTCCAGCTGGCCGCCTCCTCCGAGGCCGCCCAGCGGCTCGCCCGCGAGGGCCACGACCGCGGCCGGCTCGGCCACGAGGGTGGTCTCGTGGAGCGCGACGCGATGGTCTTCCAGGCCGCGCGCCGCATCGCCCAGCTCGACGCCGCCCACGAGGGCCTGGTCTTCGGCCGCCTCGACCTCAGCCCCGACGTCGACCCCGAGCCGCGGTACGTCGGGCGCATCGGGCTGCGCAACGCCGAGCGCGACAGCCTGCTCATCGACTGGCGGGCCCCGGCCGCGGCGGTGTTCTACCAGGCGACCGCCGCCACGCCGCACGACGTCGTACGACGTCGGGTGCTGCGCTGCACCGGCGCGACCGTCGTCGGTGTCGAGGACGAGCTGCTGGACGCCGAGGCGCTCGAAGTCCACGACCTCGACCTTCCGATCGTCGGTGAGGGCGCCCTGATGGCCCAGCTCTCCCGCGCCCGCGACCGCACCATGCACTCCATCGTCGCCACCATCCAGGCCGAGCAGGACCAGGCGATCCGCGCTCCCGCGAAGGGCGTCGTCGCCATCTCCGGCGGCCCGGGGGTCGGCAAGACGGTCGTGGCGCTGCACCGCGCGGCGTACCTGCTCTACACCGACCGACGGCGCTACGAGACCGGCGGCGTGCTGGTCGTCGGCCCGAGCGGTGTCTTCATGCGCTACATCGAGCGGGTGCTGCCCTCGCTCGGCGAGACCGCCGTCGCCCTGCGCTCCCTGGGCGAGGTCGTCGACGGGGTGCGCACCACCCGCCAGGACGAGCCGGCGGTCGCCGAGGTCAAGGGCTCGGCGCGGATGGCCGAGGTGCTGCGCCGCGCCGCGCGCCAGCAGGCACCCGGCAGCCCGACGGACTTCCGGGTCTTCTGGTACGACGACGTCCTGACCCTGGACCGCGGCAGCCTCGGCCGGGTCCGGCGCAACCTGATGTCACAGGGCCGCCGCAACCGGCAGCTGCCGCGGGTGCCGCAGGCGCTGCTGGACGTGATGTGGCGCCAGGTGCGCAGCGAGCGCGGTCGCGAGCGCGGCAAGGAGAAGATGGTCGACGACCTGCTCGACGACACCCGCTTCCTGCAGTTCGTGGCCGACTGGTGGCCGCCGCTGGAGGCCCGCGAGGTCCTCGGCTGGCTGCGCGAGCCGGACTTCCTGGGCCGGGTGGCCGAGGGGCTGCTGACCCCCGAGGAGCAGCGGCTGCTGGTGAAGTCCTGGTCCGGTGCGCCCGACCTGTCGATCCAGGACGTACCGCTGCTCGACGAGCTGCGCTACGCCGTGGGCGACGTCCCGCAGCGCACCGACGACGAGGCCTCGCTCGACGACACCGGCCTCCTCGAGGGCGGGCACGACGTCGCCGAGCTGATGACCGCCGCCGACCGCGAGTTCGCGCCGTCCGGCCGGGCCTGGCAGCCGCCGACGCACAGGATCGAGGACGACCCCTACGCCCACGTGCTGGTCGACGAGGCGCAGGACCTCACGCCCATGCAGTGGCGGATGGTCGGCCGCCGTGGCCGTACGGCGACGTGGACCATCGTCGGCGACCCGGCGCAGTCGTCGTGGCCGGTGCCGGCCGAGTCGGCGCAGGCGCGGGCCGAGGCGCTCGAGGGCAAGCCGGTCCACGAGTTCCACCTCTCGACCAACTACCGCAACTCCTCGGAGATCTACGCCTTCGCCGCCGACTACGCCCGTCGGGTCGGCCTCGACGCCGACCTCCCGACCGCCGTGCGCTCGACCGGCGTCGAGCCGGTGGTGCGCGAGGGCGTGACCGACCTCGAGGCGGCCACCCGCGAGGCGGTCGGCGAGATCGTCGAGCAGGTCGCCGGCACGGTCGCCGTCGTCGTACCCGCCGCGCGGCGCTCGGAGGTCAACGCCTGGCTGGCCTCCTGGCCCGAGCACGCCGAGCACGCCTCGGGGGCGCGCGCGGCCGTCGACTCCTCGGTCACGCCCTCGGGCGACGACCGGGTGGTGGTGCTGACCGGCCTGGACACCAAGGGGCTGGAGTTCGACGGCATCGTGGTCGTGCGTCCCCAGGAGATCGAGGACGAGTCCCAGACCGGCCGGGCCACGCTCTACGTCGTGCTCACCCGCGCCACGCAGCTGCTGACGACGCTCAGCTGA
- a CDS encoding enoyl-CoA hydratase-related protein, with protein sequence MSEQPQVQVTYDVSDGVATITLDSPHNRNALSRALVGGLSEALERAAEDDSARVVVIAATGSVFCSGADLSEAAAGSMEEGAREIVRLQRVILMHPKPVVCRLQGPVRAGGTGIVAAADVVVASEAATFALTEVKLGLAPAAISLTVFPRMTSRAAALRALGGEVFSAAQAQADGLVTEVVPADGLDAALATVTASLATGALQGLRETKKLLNAPLVEHLDAHGRDVAALSARLFGSEEAKEAMTAFLSRKR encoded by the coding sequence ATGAGCGAGCAGCCCCAGGTCCAGGTCACGTACGACGTCAGCGACGGCGTCGCCACGATCACCCTCGACTCCCCGCACAACCGCAACGCGCTCTCCCGGGCGCTGGTCGGCGGGTTGTCCGAGGCCCTCGAGCGGGCGGCTGAGGACGACTCGGCACGCGTGGTGGTCATCGCCGCCACGGGCTCGGTGTTCTGCTCCGGCGCGGACCTCTCCGAGGCGGCCGCCGGGTCGATGGAGGAGGGCGCCCGCGAGATCGTCCGGCTGCAGCGGGTGATCCTCATGCACCCGAAGCCGGTCGTGTGCCGACTCCAGGGGCCGGTGCGCGCGGGCGGGACCGGCATCGTGGCGGCCGCCGACGTGGTGGTCGCCTCCGAGGCCGCCACGTTCGCGCTCACCGAGGTCAAGCTCGGCCTGGCGCCCGCGGCGATCTCGCTCACCGTCTTCCCGCGGATGACCTCGCGGGCCGCGGCGCTGCGGGCACTGGGCGGCGAGGTGTTCAGCGCCGCCCAGGCCCAGGCGGACGGGCTGGTGACCGAGGTCGTGCCCGCCGACGGGCTCGACGCGGCCCTCGCGACGGTCACCGCTTCGCTGGCCACCGGCGCCCTCCAGGGGCTGCGGGAGACCAAGAAGCTGCTCAACGCCCCGCTCGTGGAGCACCTCGACGCCCACGGCCGCGACGTGGCCGCCCTCTCCGCCCGCCTCTTCGGCAGCGAGGAGGCCAAGGAGGCGATGACCGCCTTCCTCTCCCGCAAGCGCTGA
- a CDS encoding fasciclin domain-containing protein, translating into MKRTALRRTGAGLAALALTVGLAACSSEDDSSAEDTGTSSSTSSETETETEATAGDQVFGPACDAVPTSGAGSFDGMVQDPVATAASNNPLLGTLVTAVGEAGLVDTLNDAEALTVFAPTDDAFGAIPEDTLNAVLADKDTLTSILTYHVVGGQLDPEAVVGKQETLQGGTVNVKGDTDGMTVNGANILCGNIPTANATVYVIDTVLMPS; encoded by the coding sequence ATGAAGCGCACTGCTCTCCGCCGCACCGGCGCCGGTCTCGCCGCTCTCGCCCTCACCGTGGGCCTGGCCGCCTGCTCCTCCGAGGACGACTCCTCCGCCGAGGACACCGGGACCTCGAGCTCGACCTCCTCCGAGACCGAGACCGAGACCGAGGCCACCGCTGGTGACCAGGTCTTCGGCCCCGCCTGTGACGCGGTCCCCACCTCGGGCGCCGGCTCCTTCGACGGCATGGTCCAGGACCCGGTCGCCACCGCCGCCTCGAACAACCCGCTGCTCGGCACCCTGGTGACCGCCGTGGGCGAGGCCGGTCTGGTCGACACCCTGAACGACGCCGAGGCCCTCACGGTCTTCGCGCCCACCGACGACGCCTTCGGCGCCATCCCCGAGGACACCCTGAACGCCGTGCTGGCCGACAAGGACACCCTCACCTCGATCCTGACCTACCACGTCGTGGGCGGTCAGCTCGACCCCGAGGCCGTGGTCGGCAAGCAGGAGACCCTGCAGGGCGGCACCGTGAACGTCAAGGGTGACACCGACGGCATGACCGTCAACGGCGCCAACATCCTGTGCGGCAACATCCCGACCGCCAACGCCACGGTGTACGTCATCGACACCGTGCTCATGCCGTCCTGA
- a CDS encoding FAD-dependent oxidoreductase has product METQHPPRTVAVVGSGVAGLVAAYVASRTATVTVYEADDRLGGHADTHDVVDPTGTRLGIDTGFIVHNRRTYPTLLRVFAELGVATQESEMSMSIRDDDSDLEWAGALGRQGVIPTRGHLRRPAYLRMLAEIPRFHRRAKALLEQSAGRGASATSLETRGPDQTLQEFLDEHGFSPYFVRHFMEPLVAAVWSCDPEVALEYPARYLFSFLSHHGMLSIFGSPTWRTVSGGSHRYVERIAAALDSSGGTVRLGTKVTSLLETPTGVEITDGNGEVSTYDAVVVATHPHQALALLAEPTAAHREVLGAMPYSPNTALLHTDTSLMPRLTQTWASWNFMRPGAAQERPDGSDGVVVTYDLTRLQRLPTDTHYLVTLGGEHLVDPSTVIDRMEYEHPLYTPESVAAQRRLPELDTDRVAFAGAYHGWGFHEDGARSGLAAVERLGLTWPEPVVEQQGAPATSGRRDLRTPALYRTTITHTRRQPFERTFTHRSHTWLVDVDELPDHRPLAFARGTFEARDHLGSPDRSLRQNLEAFLATEGVTLDPAGRILLATQPRAFSYCFNPISVWWCLDHLGRREATVVEVHNTYGDRHAYLVDPDEQGRARTDKAMYVSPFHGTDGHYELAVPLPGERLHVAVTLHAEGTRFSASLAGHRSDAGALRSTSAALRGSALIRMHGIWLWLRRLPVRPRPTHAQLAVQPTRRTADRPAVHTSEAGTRR; this is encoded by the coding sequence ATGGAGACCCAGCACCCGCCGCGCACCGTCGCGGTCGTGGGCTCCGGCGTCGCCGGCCTGGTGGCCGCCTACGTCGCCTCCCGCACCGCGACGGTCACGGTCTACGAGGCCGACGACCGGCTCGGCGGGCACGCCGACACCCACGACGTCGTCGACCCCACCGGCACCCGGCTGGGCATCGACACCGGCTTCATCGTCCACAACCGACGCACCTACCCGACCCTGCTGCGGGTCTTCGCCGAGCTCGGCGTGGCCACGCAGGAGTCGGAGATGTCGATGTCGATCCGCGACGACGACTCCGACCTGGAGTGGGCCGGCGCCCTGGGTCGTCAGGGAGTCATCCCCACCCGCGGGCACCTGCGCCGCCCGGCGTACCTGCGGATGCTGGCGGAGATCCCCCGCTTCCACCGCCGCGCCAAGGCGCTGCTGGAGCAGTCCGCTGGTCGAGGTGCGAGCGCAACGAGCCTCGAGACCCGGGGCCCGGACCAGACCCTCCAGGAGTTCCTCGACGAGCACGGCTTCTCGCCGTACTTCGTGCGGCACTTCATGGAGCCGCTGGTCGCCGCGGTGTGGTCGTGCGACCCCGAGGTGGCGCTGGAGTACCCCGCGCGCTACCTGTTCTCCTTCCTCTCCCACCACGGGATGCTCAGCATCTTCGGCTCGCCGACCTGGCGCACCGTCTCCGGCGGCTCGCACCGCTACGTCGAGCGGATCGCGGCCGCCCTGGACTCCTCCGGCGGCACCGTCCGCCTCGGCACCAAGGTGACCTCGCTGCTCGAGACCCCGACCGGGGTCGAGATCACCGACGGCAACGGCGAGGTCTCGACGTACGACGCCGTCGTGGTCGCCACGCACCCCCACCAGGCCCTGGCGCTGCTCGCCGAGCCGACCGCCGCGCACCGCGAGGTGCTCGGCGCCATGCCGTACTCCCCCAACACCGCGCTGCTGCACACCGACACCTCGCTGATGCCCCGGCTGACCCAGACCTGGGCCAGCTGGAACTTCATGCGGCCCGGCGCCGCCCAGGAGCGGCCCGACGGCAGCGACGGCGTGGTCGTCACCTACGACCTGACCCGCCTGCAGCGGCTGCCCACCGACACCCACTACCTGGTGACCCTCGGCGGGGAGCACCTCGTCGACCCGAGCACCGTGATCGACCGGATGGAGTACGAGCACCCGCTCTACACCCCCGAGTCGGTGGCCGCCCAGCGTCGACTCCCCGAGCTCGACACCGACCGGGTCGCCTTCGCCGGTGCCTACCACGGCTGGGGCTTCCACGAGGACGGCGCGCGCTCGGGCCTCGCGGCCGTCGAGCGCCTGGGGCTCACCTGGCCCGAGCCGGTGGTCGAGCAGCAAGGAGCGCCAGCGACGAGCGGGCGTCGAGACCTCCGCACCCCCGCGCTCTACCGCACCACCATCACCCACACCCGGCGCCAGCCCTTCGAGCGCACGTTCACCCACCGCTCCCACACCTGGCTGGTCGACGTCGACGAGCTGCCCGACCACCGTCCGCTGGCCTTCGCCCGCGGCACGTTCGAGGCCCGCGACCACCTCGGCTCGCCGGACCGGAGCCTGCGGCAGAACCTCGAGGCCTTCCTCGCCACCGAGGGCGTCACCCTGGACCCCGCCGGGCGAATCCTGCTGGCCACCCAGCCCCGGGCGTTCAGCTACTGCTTCAACCCGATCAGCGTCTGGTGGTGCCTGGACCACCTCGGCCGCCGCGAGGCGACGGTCGTGGAGGTGCACAACACCTACGGCGACCGGCACGCCTACCTCGTCGACCCCGACGAGCAGGGCCGGGCCCGCACCGACAAGGCGATGTACGTCTCGCCGTTCCACGGCACCGACGGCCACTACGAGCTCGCGGTGCCGCTGCCCGGTGAGCGGCTGCACGTCGCCGTCACCCTGCACGCCGAGGGGACGAGGTTCAGCGCGTCCCTCGCGGGACACCGGAGCGATGCGGGCGCGCTGCGCTCGACGTCGGCGGCCCTGCGCGGCTCGGCCCTGATCCGGATGCACGGGATCTGGCTGTGGCTGCGCCGACTGCCGGTCCGACCCCGCCCCACCCACGCCCAGCTCGCGGTCCAGCCCACCCGCCGCACCGCAGACCGACCCGCCGTCCACACCTCAGAGGCAGGCACCCGACGATGA
- a CDS encoding anti-sigma factor domain-containing protein: MNDVHALSGAYAVDALDDIERAQFERHLVECAECRAEVDSLREGAAMLADVAPVAPPAALRDRILAEVATVRPLPPQVVEVRPRRRRFPALVAAAAAVVTLGVGAPIAYQALSSDTPSVDVSATERVLRAADTEKYVQRFDDGSRATVYRSKALGQAVIVTEGMADPGEGKVYELWLDHDGEMVAAGFMPKGPDNTVLLSGDAAAAEGVGITVEPEGGSDEPNLETAVVFAFDA, translated from the coding sequence GTGAACGACGTGCACGCCCTGAGTGGCGCCTACGCGGTCGACGCGCTCGACGACATCGAGCGCGCTCAGTTCGAACGACACCTCGTCGAGTGCGCCGAGTGCCGCGCCGAGGTCGACTCGCTGCGCGAGGGCGCCGCGATGCTCGCGGACGTCGCGCCCGTCGCCCCGCCGGCGGCGCTGCGCGACCGCATCCTCGCCGAGGTCGCCACCGTGCGGCCGCTCCCTCCCCAGGTCGTGGAGGTGCGCCCCCGGCGCCGTCGATTTCCAGCCCTGGTCGCCGCTGCAGCTGCCGTGGTGACGCTCGGTGTCGGCGCCCCGATCGCCTACCAGGCGCTCTCCTCCGACACCCCGTCGGTCGACGTCAGCGCCACCGAGCGGGTGCTGCGCGCCGCCGACACCGAGAAGTACGTCCAGCGCTTCGACGACGGCTCCAGGGCCACCGTCTACCGCTCCAAGGCACTCGGCCAGGCCGTCATCGTCACCGAGGGCATGGCCGACCCGGGCGAGGGCAAGGTCTACGAGCTCTGGCTCGACCACGACGGCGAGATGGTCGCCGCCGGGTTCATGCCCAAGGGCCCGGACAACACCGTGCTGCTCTCCGGGGACGCCGCGGCCGCCGAGGGCGTGGGCATCACCGTCGAGCCCGAGGGCGGCTCCGACGAGCCCAACCTCGAGACCGCCGTCGTCTTCGCCTTCGACGCCTGA
- a CDS encoding sigma-70 family RNA polymerase sigma factor translates to MSEPTSLPTGAPSAGAPVGPDLADLLRASARGDQVAFAQLYDATAARVHGMALRVVRDPAQAEEVTQEAYLEIWRTAARFDPSRGSALSWLLTLTHRKAVDRVRSAEAASRRDTTYHQQNQPIDHDVTAEQANASLEARRVRGALASLTAVQREAVELAYFGGYTHTEVATMLQLPVGTAKTRIRDGLIRLRDAMGVGQ, encoded by the coding sequence ATGAGTGAACCGACGTCCCTGCCCACCGGGGCCCCCTCAGCGGGGGCCCCGGTAGGGCCGGACCTCGCCGACCTGCTCCGTGCCAGTGCGCGCGGGGACCAGGTGGCCTTCGCGCAGCTGTACGACGCGACGGCCGCACGGGTCCACGGCATGGCCCTCCGGGTCGTCCGTGACCCGGCCCAGGCCGAGGAGGTCACCCAGGAGGCCTACCTGGAGATCTGGCGGACCGCAGCGCGGTTCGACCCCTCCCGGGGCAGCGCCCTGAGCTGGCTGCTGACCCTGACCCACCGCAAGGCGGTCGACCGGGTGCGGTCGGCCGAGGCGGCCTCCCGCCGCGACACCACGTACCACCAGCAGAACCAGCCCATCGACCACGACGTCACTGCCGAGCAGGCCAACGCCTCGCTCGAGGCGCGCCGGGTCCGAGGGGCGCTCGCCAGCCTCACCGCCGTCCAGCGCGAGGCCGTCGAGCTGGCGTACTTCGGGGGTTACACCCACACCGAGGTCGCCACCATGCTCCAGCTCCCCGTCGGGACCGCGAAGACACGCATCCGCGACGGACTCATCAGACTCCGAGACGCCATGGGGGTAGGCCAGTGA
- a CDS encoding molybdopterin-dependent oxidoreductase has protein sequence MHGRPSRRLTWAGFGLLSTLAGTAAGHLVASLDRIDSSPVLAVGSTVIDATPTPVKEWAIRNFGTADKPILIGSVLAGVLVLAAVAGLLARRRLVLGLGLQGLLVAVATAAALTNSGATAGDAVPGIATAVVGLGTLVLLARAASATPGTAEDGATGDGATGDGAGGDAESGGSSRRGVLVAAGVIALAATVMAGAGQLIRKFRARPEDVTLPTPDDPAGSFPKGLDDQVDGISPLRVPNEDFYRVDTRLDTPVVDLESWTLTIDGDVDREVTLTFDDLLEMEIIERDITLTCVSNSVGGEFVGGARWLGVRLTDVLELAGVGTTADQMLSTDFDGMTISTPLDLATDGRDAMIAIGMNGEALPRAHGFPARLVIPGLYGFISATKWVTRLTLTTYADSTAYWTDRGWATDAPIKISTRIDTPNALDRLPAGEVVIGGVAWAQQRGGVDKVQVQVDGGGWRDAELGPAVSNDYWRQWFFRWDAEPGSHAIAARAISGDGTTQTDVRAQPFPDGASGVQSLMVTVE, from the coding sequence ATGCACGGACGACCGAGCCGACGACTGACCTGGGCAGGCTTCGGCCTGCTCTCCACCCTCGCCGGCACGGCCGCGGGACACCTGGTGGCCAGCCTGGACAGGATCGACTCCTCCCCGGTGCTCGCCGTGGGCTCGACGGTCATCGACGCCACCCCCACCCCCGTGAAGGAGTGGGCGATCCGGAACTTCGGCACCGCCGACAAGCCGATCCTCATCGGCAGCGTGCTGGCCGGGGTCCTGGTCCTCGCCGCCGTCGCCGGCCTGCTGGCCCGGCGCCGCCTGGTCCTGGGACTGGGCCTGCAGGGGCTGCTGGTGGCCGTGGCCACCGCCGCCGCCCTGACCAACTCCGGCGCGACCGCGGGCGACGCGGTCCCCGGAATCGCGACCGCGGTGGTGGGTCTCGGCACGCTCGTGCTGCTCGCCAGGGCGGCCTCGGCGACGCCCGGCACGGCCGAGGACGGCGCCACCGGGGACGGCGCCACCGGGGACGGCGCGGGCGGGGACGCCGAGTCGGGCGGCAGCAGCCGTCGCGGGGTCCTGGTCGCCGCGGGCGTGATCGCCCTGGCAGCCACGGTCATGGCTGGCGCCGGACAGCTCATCCGCAAGTTCCGCGCCCGCCCCGAGGACGTCACGCTCCCAACCCCCGACGACCCGGCCGGCTCGTTCCCGAAGGGCCTGGACGACCAGGTCGACGGCATCAGCCCCCTGCGGGTGCCCAACGAGGACTTCTACCGCGTCGACACCCGGCTGGACACCCCGGTGGTCGACCTCGAGAGCTGGACGCTGACCATCGACGGCGACGTCGACCGGGAGGTCACGCTCACCTTCGACGACCTGCTCGAGATGGAGATCATCGAGCGCGACATCACGCTGACCTGCGTCTCCAACTCCGTCGGCGGCGAGTTCGTCGGCGGCGCCCGCTGGCTGGGCGTGCGGCTCACCGACGTGCTCGAGCTCGCCGGCGTGGGCACCACCGCCGACCAGATGCTCTCCACCGACTTCGACGGCATGACCATCTCCACGCCGCTGGACCTCGCGACCGACGGCCGCGACGCGATGATCGCGATCGGCATGAACGGCGAGGCCCTGCCGCGGGCGCACGGGTTCCCCGCCCGCCTGGTGATCCCCGGCCTGTACGGCTTCATCAGCGCGACCAAGTGGGTCACCCGCCTCACCCTGACGACGTACGCCGACAGCACGGCCTACTGGACCGACCGCGGCTGGGCCACGGACGCCCCCATCAAGATCTCCACCCGCATCGACACCCCCAACGCGCTGGACCGCCTGCCCGCGGGCGAGGTCGTGATCGGTGGCGTGGCGTGGGCGCAGCAGCGTGGTGGCGTCGACAAGGTCCAGGTCCAGGTGGACGGCGGCGGTTGGCGCGACGCCGAGCTGGGTCCTGCGGTCAGCAACGACTACTGGCGCCAGTGGTTCTTCCGCTGGGACGCCGAGCCCGGCTCCCACGCGATCGCCGCCCGCGCGATCAGCGGCGACGGCACCACCCAGACCGACGTGCGCGCCCAGCCCTTCCCCGACGGCGCCTCGGGCGTGCAGTCGCTGATGGTCACCGTCGAGTGA
- a CDS encoding sulfatase family protein has translation MSQPSTPSRLHRSLPVAAVLLAVVTILALAASTMSSPAPSEDPLTVSATAQAPVESPGDERPNIILFSTDDQRLDEMVFLPKTNELIGAAGLTFTEALTPHPLCCPARAELMTGQLAQNNGVRTNFPPQGGYEAFDPTSTIGTDLSAAGYNTAFLGKPLNGYHYSYGRDPGWTLFNATSHGYADYYKFVQYDNGEVARIPGYYTDYLSEKAVEYAHQLSSYDAPFFMWVSHFGPHPAKGREGCHDSSCKNGPPKMSPGYRAMTRLTGQRPHEAQAAELARDIVSSPSFNERDVSDKPHVIRKQSPAAARKVVRTQQARAGALASVDDALAQLVEQLEEDGELDNTYIVFITDNGYQLGEHRWFGKTLPYEENLRTPMLVRGPGIAPGTTTDSIATIVDLVPTFLDIADADSDRLLDGVSLLSTWRGETDEALHPGGVLIQGGAYKPETGPRGWLYRGVRTARYTYVRYFDGFVELYDRASDPDQLRSVAGQPRYRALQAELARRTRLLQDCAGPGPCNRTFGPLPHLGR, from the coding sequence GTGAGCCAGCCCAGCACGCCCTCCCGCCTGCACCGGAGCCTGCCCGTGGCAGCCGTCCTGCTGGCGGTGGTCACGATCCTGGCCCTGGCCGCGTCGACGATGAGCAGCCCGGCGCCGTCGGAGGACCCCCTCACCGTGAGCGCCACCGCGCAGGCGCCCGTGGAGTCCCCCGGTGACGAGCGGCCCAACATCATCTTGTTCTCCACCGACGACCAGCGGCTCGACGAGATGGTCTTCCTGCCCAAGACCAACGAGCTCATCGGCGCGGCGGGCCTCACCTTCACCGAGGCGCTGACCCCGCACCCGCTGTGCTGTCCCGCCCGCGCCGAGCTGATGACCGGCCAGCTGGCGCAGAACAACGGCGTCCGCACCAACTTCCCGCCGCAGGGCGGTTACGAGGCCTTCGACCCGACCTCGACCATCGGCACCGACCTCTCGGCGGCGGGCTACAACACCGCCTTCCTCGGCAAGCCGCTCAACGGCTACCACTACAGCTACGGCCGCGACCCGGGCTGGACGCTGTTCAACGCCACCAGCCACGGGTACGCCGACTACTACAAGTTCGTGCAGTACGACAACGGCGAGGTCGCCCGGATCCCGGGCTACTACACCGACTACCTGTCGGAGAAGGCCGTCGAGTACGCCCACCAGCTCAGCAGCTACGACGCCCCCTTCTTCATGTGGGTCAGCCACTTCGGTCCGCACCCCGCCAAGGGGCGCGAGGGCTGCCACGACTCCTCGTGCAAGAACGGCCCGCCGAAGATGTCGCCGGGCTACCGGGCGATGACCCGCCTCACCGGCCAGCGTCCCCACGAGGCGCAGGCCGCCGAGCTGGCCCGCGACATCGTCTCGAGCCCGTCCTTCAACGAGCGCGACGTCTCCGACAAGCCCCACGTCATCCGCAAGCAGTCCCCCGCCGCGGCCCGCAAGGTGGTGCGCACCCAGCAGGCGCGCGCGGGAGCGCTCGCGTCGGTCGACGACGCGCTCGCGCAGCTGGTGGAGCAGCTCGAGGAGGACGGGGAGCTCGACAACACCTACATCGTCTTCATCACCGACAACGGCTACCAGCTCGGCGAGCACCGGTGGTTCGGCAAGACGCTGCCCTACGAGGAGAACCTGCGCACGCCGATGCTCGTGCGCGGTCCCGGCATCGCTCCCGGCACCACCACCGACTCGATCGCCACCATCGTCGACCTCGTGCCGACCTTCCTCGACATCGCCGACGCCGACTCCGACCGGCTCCTGGACGGCGTCTCGCTGCTCTCGACCTGGCGCGGGGAGACCGACGAGGCCCTGCACCCCGGCGGCGTGCTCATCCAGGGCGGTGCCTACAAGCCCGAGACCGGTCCCCGCGGCTGGCTCTACCGCGGCGTGCGGACCGCTCGCTACACCTACGTCCGCTACTTCGACGGGTTCGTGGAGCTCTACGACCGGGCCAGCGACCCCGACCAGCTCCGCTCGGTCGCCGGCCAGCCGCGCTACCGCGCCCTGCAGGCCGAGCTGGCCCGCCGCACCCGTCTGCTGCAGGACTGCGCCGGCCCGGGGCCGTGCAACCGCACCTTCGGGCCGCTCCCGCACCTCGGTCGCTGA